AGAAACCGTCGGCTCGTTCCTCACGCTGGTGCCGGACATCCAGGAAGACGGGCAGATCCTGCTTTCCATCGCGTACGACAACGCCGTCGCGCAGCCTCTGAAAACAATCACCTTCGGCGAAAGCGCCAATCAGGTCCAGGTGCAGCAGATCACGGTCGATGGCAGCGGCACCGTGCAGCAGATCGAGCTGCGGCCGGGACAGCCCATGATCGTGGCGGGCTTTGACCGCACGCAGGACCAGCACGATCGCCAACGTCTGGCGCCCGGACTGCCGCTGCTTTCGGGTGGCCTGGATAGAGCCGCCACCGAACGCCACACGACGCTGATCCTCGTGACGGCCCAGGTCGAGGAAGGGTACTGATCGTGAACCGGGCTCCTCAACTCTTGCTGATCGAATGCCCCGGCGCCGAACGAACGCTGGCGTTTGGCCTGCGCTGGTTTGCGCTCATTGGTTCCAACGTCCCCCAGCTCGCGCGATCACGCGGTCGACGTTTGCGGGCCACGCATTACGTGGTGGGCGGATCACCCGCGATGGTCGCGGGCTATGGGCGCGCGCGCTCCGGAATCGGGCGTGGGCGGCTCACGCGCCGCGCCGGCGCTTCGGCACCTACGCCGCCGCAATCGGCCGCGCAATTGTTTGCCTTGCTGTACCCCGAGGGCGGTCATAGCCTCGTTCGTCTGCCGGACGGGCGTTTTTGGCTTGTCGCCGCACAGGGCGGTGCGGTCCTGTCGCAGGCCGACCGGGTATTCGGTTCGCTTGACGACGCGCTGCAGGAACAGCGGGCGCTGATCGCGCAGCGTCCGTCCTTGACGGAACAGGCCCCGGATCAGGTGTGGCCGGCATTGGCGCAGGCCGTGGATGCCGGCGCCGCGCTAACCCCACTACCTTCGCGCTGGGCGGAGTTGCCCGCCGCACTGCGCCTCTTTCTGGCCTGCGTCGGGCTTGCCGCCGTGGCGCCGTCGCTCTGGAACGCCGGCGTCAGCGCTTTATCGCGCAAACCCGCTGCGCCGCCGGCGCCGGTTGCGGCTCGGGACCCGATGGCCGATGCGTACGAGCGAATGCTGCGCGCAACAACCGTCCATCCGCCGACGGCGTTGACGCGCCTGCTCGCCAGCGTGGCCGCGTTGCCGGTGCAGGTGCAAGGCTGGGCCTTGCGCCGCGCGCATTGCGATGCCGGACCACAGCAATGGGACTGCGCGGCCGTGTATGCCAGGGTTCACCCGCTGGCCACCAACCACGGCCTGCATGCGTTGCTACCAACCGGTTGGCAGGTGTCGTTCAAGCCGCTCGAGGAAGCCACACTGGCGTGGCGCGTGGGTGCCGCTCCAATCCGGGTGGCCGACATCACGTTGCCTTCGTCGCTGCACGTCGACACGCGGGTGGCTGGCGGACTGCAAGGGCTGCGCGCGGCATTCGCTTCCGTCGCGCTATCGCCTTCCGTGCCGCTCATGCCGCACATGCCGCGTCAGCCTGCGACCCATCCGGCGTCGCTTGGGCAGGCGACGGACTTGCTGACCAATCCCGTGGGGGTAAGCATGCCCGTCATCCGGCGGCGCAGCCTGATCTTGCATGGGCCATTGCGCTCCATGGCGTTGATGCCGGGGCCGGTATCCGCGGCCCGTTGGTCGCGTCTCGTGGTGAACGTGCAGTCGCAGCCGCGGCCCAGTCTCGTCGCCAGTGCGCTTGTTGCCGAATTGCAGGGAGAACTTTATGAACGGGAATGAGCTTTGCATCCTGCGCCGGCGCGCGGCCGGACGAATGCTTGCCGGTATCGCACTGAGCGCCGCGGCAATATCGGCAAGCCATGCCCAGCCCGCCGATCAGGCGTCCGCGCCGCAACCTTGGCCGGACGTGGAGACCGTGCGCACGTTGCTGCGCGCGGATGCGGCCGCCGCGTTGTCCGACTGCCGGGTGCCGGGCCTTTGCGCGGTTGGCGAAGGGAAGGGCGCCACGATGCCGCCCGCCGGGCGCGCGGCGGACGACATCCGCGTGACTGCGATATTCGGCACGGCGCGCAGCTTGAACGTGGACGTCGTGGTCAATGGCACGTTGCAGCGCTACCGGGCGGGCCGCGCCGATCCCGTGGCAGGAGGCGCCCTGGCCGCACCCTATCGCCTGGTGGCCGTCGACGGCGCCTGCGTGCGCCTGCACCGCGAAGGCCGCGACCGGACCGCGTGCCTGGATGCCGGGGGCGCCCACCCATGACGACGCAGACCCTGCCCATCGCGGGCGCGCCCGCTCGCCCACCCGCGCTGCATACGCCCGAAGACATCGCGGGCATGGATCCAGGCTTCGTGCGCGCGCTGGGCCGCCAGTTCGACCTGGCGGCGTTGGCCGGACGCTTGTGCCCGGTCCTGCTCGAAGGCGGCGAGGCCGCGATCTTCGCCGTCAAGGAATACACCGTCGGCGACCAGATCGACGAGGTCGAACGCATGGTCAAGGCGGCCGGCTACCGCATGGCGTGCCCCGCGCGATATGTCGTTCCGGCGCCGCTCCTGCTGATGATCGCGCGCGGTCAGTACACGGCGCCCGGCCCGGGACGCACGGCAAGATCCAACCCCGCCGAGCGCGTTTCGGCGCTGGCCGCGCTGTTTCTCGACATCGTCCGCTGGGGCGTGGTGCAGGGCGCCAGCGATGTTCATATCAACGTGGACCAGCGGCGCGACGTCGGCGACATCCGTTACACCATCCACGGCGAATACGTCGGCTCTGATCGTTTCGCAGGCCTGTCCAGCGCCACGTTGCTAGAGGTCCTGGCCGTGGCATGGATGGACGTGCGTGGCGGCAACGGCGCCGTGTTCGATCCGGCGCTCGAGCAGCAGGGACGTATTTCGCTGACGGTGGACGCCGCGCCCGTCGTGCTGCGCTGGGCCTCGCTGGCCGCGGACGCAGGGCCTTCCGTGTGCCTGCGGATCCTGCGGCTGGATGCAACCGTCAACGGCGACCTTCTGGCGTTGGGATACTTACCCGGACAGGCCGAGACCCTGTTGCGGGCGCGTGAGCGCGAGGGCGGGGCCATCGTACTGGCGGGCGTGGTTGGATCGGGCAAGTCCACCACCATCGCCGCGCTGATGCGCGGCATCGCGCCCACGCGCAAGGTCATCACGCTTGAAGACCCGGTGGAATACCACATTGGCAACGCGCTGCAGAACACGCTGACGGGTGCGCTGGCGGACGCGGCGTGGCCCACGCTGGACGCCAAGCTCAAGACCATCAAGCGCTCGGCAATGAACGACCTGCTGATCGGCGAGGTCCGCGACACGCAGACCGGCCGCGCGTTCATGGATCTCGCCAGTTCGGGCGTCAGTCTGTACGCCACCACGCACGCTGGATCTGCCGTGATGATTCCCGAGCGGCTGGCTTCCGACGCGATCGGGGTGTCGCGCGAATTTCTCGCGTCGCCCGGCATCCTGAAGCTGCTCATTTATCAGACGCTGTTGCCTCGCCTGTGCCCCGGCTGCGCGCTGCCCGTCGACAGCCTGTGGTCGGACTCGTACGCGCGGCATGCGCAAGCATGGGATTGGCGCGGCTGGATTCGCGGCTTGCAAGACGCCTTCGATCTGCACCCCGAATCGCTCAGGGTCCGAAACGAAGCCGGCTGTCCCGTGTGCCGGCGCGACCACATGCCGGAACTCAACGGAACCGCGGGTCGCAGTGTCGCCGCCGAAATGATTGAGCCCGATCGCGCGCAAGGTTTTCTCGAGCAAGTACGGCAGCGCGATAACCACGGACTGAAGCAACAGTTCCAGCCTGCCACGGGTAGCGCCTGGAGAGAGGCCGCCACCCGCAGCGCGCGGGCGCTCGATTGCGCGCTATACCGAGCCCATCTCGGCGAAATCGATCCACGCACACTGTTGCGCCGGTTCGAACTGCCTGTCGTACCGAACATGCGCACGGCGCCGGCCCCGTCGTCGCAAACCCCGTCGTCGCAAATTCCGTCGTTGCTGGCCGCGTCGGCCACGCAGACGGGCGCGACCATGTCCGGCCGAGCGCACCATGGCTGATCTCGCGCCGCGCTTTTCGCGCGGGTCTCCGCGGTCTGTTGGCGTGCACCGGCTGCGGCTGGACGCGCTGCGTTTTCGCCCGCAGCGCGCGGATTACTACGAATACCTGGCCGATGTCGTCGAAGGCACCCAAGGGCGAAAGAGCCTGCGCGACATCTTCGAGGACGACGCCAGCCGGTACGGGCCGGACACAGTTCGCGGGCGCCTCTGCCAGCACTGGGCCGCCGCGTATCTGGGCGCCGGCGGCGACCTGGGCGTTGCCTGGTCCGACACGCTGCCGCACAACGAATGCCTGCTGCTCAGTTGCGTGCAAGAAGAGGGC
The DNA window shown above is from Achromobacter spanius and carries:
- a CDS encoding ATPase, T2SS/T4P/T4SS family, whose protein sequence is MTTQTLPIAGAPARPPALHTPEDIAGMDPGFVRALGRQFDLAALAGRLCPVLLEGGEAAIFAVKEYTVGDQIDEVERMVKAAGYRMACPARYVVPAPLLLMIARGQYTAPGPGRTARSNPAERVSALAALFLDIVRWGVVQGASDVHINVDQRRDVGDIRYTIHGEYVGSDRFAGLSSATLLEVLAVAWMDVRGGNGAVFDPALEQQGRISLTVDAAPVVLRWASLAADAGPSVCLRILRLDATVNGDLLALGYLPGQAETLLRAREREGGAIVLAGVVGSGKSTTIAALMRGIAPTRKVITLEDPVEYHIGNALQNTLTGALADAAWPTLDAKLKTIKRSAMNDLLIGEVRDTQTGRAFMDLASSGVSLYATTHAGSAVMIPERLASDAIGVSREFLASPGILKLLIYQTLLPRLCPGCALPVDSLWSDSYARHAQAWDWRGWIRGLQDAFDLHPESLRVRNEAGCPVCRRDHMPELNGTAGRSVAAEMIEPDRAQGFLEQVRQRDNHGLKQQFQPATGSAWREAATRSARALDCALYRAHLGEIDPRTLLRRFELPVVPNMRTAPAPSSQTPSSQIPSLLAASATQTGATMSGRAHHG